One genomic segment of Amycolatopsis sp. Hca4 includes these proteins:
- a CDS encoding GntR family transcriptional regulator, translated as MTGTFSLPASRTEVVLEEIRRGILTRELEPGQPLVEAELAARLGVSKTPVREALKVLSNSGLVTFSPYKGASVITVDAELAKSVYDVRMVLEPEAVRRTVERNDPELLEDAAEALKEASTAIADKDQAALSLLNRRFHRALYSGCGNPLLVSILDDLKDRAALISVVGWEANPSWKKEWTEHRAVLAAAKKGDAEGAATLLRDHIGGFLDRVLKAIG; from the coding sequence ATGACCGGGACGTTCAGCCTGCCCGCCTCCCGGACCGAAGTGGTCCTGGAGGAGATCCGCCGCGGCATCCTGACCCGGGAGCTGGAGCCCGGCCAGCCGCTCGTCGAAGCGGAGCTGGCCGCGCGGCTCGGCGTGTCGAAGACCCCGGTGCGCGAGGCGCTCAAGGTGCTGTCCAACTCGGGGCTGGTGACGTTCAGCCCGTACAAGGGCGCGTCGGTGATCACGGTCGACGCCGAGCTCGCCAAGTCCGTCTACGACGTGCGGATGGTGCTCGAACCGGAGGCCGTCCGGCGGACCGTCGAGAGGAACGACCCGGAGCTGCTCGAAGACGCGGCCGAGGCGCTGAAGGAGGCGTCGACGGCCATCGCGGACAAGGACCAGGCGGCGCTGAGCCTGCTGAACCGCCGCTTCCACCGCGCCCTCTACTCCGGCTGCGGCAACCCGCTGCTGGTCAGCATCCTCGACGACCTCAAGGACCGCGCGGCGCTGATCAGCGTCGTCGGCTGGGAGGCCAACCCCAGCTGGAAGAAGGAGTGGACCGAGCACCGGGCGGTGCTGGCGGCGGCGAAGAAGGGTGACGCCGAGGGCGCGGCCACGCTGCTGCGCGACCACATCGGCGGCTTCCTCGACCGGGTGCTGAAGGCCATCGGATGA
- a CDS encoding metallophosphoesterase produces the protein MRLLLISDTHLPARARELPAQVWAEVAAADVVVHAGDWVDVALLDELEERSKRLIGVYGNNDGPALRARLPEVARVELGGVRLAVIHETGAKQGREQRCAAQFPDTDVLVFGHSHIPWDTVAPSGLRLLNPGSPTDRRRQPYCTYQTASVRDGALADVELHRLPPRG, from the coding sequence ATGAGGCTGCTGCTCATCTCGGACACCCACCTGCCCGCCCGGGCGCGCGAGCTGCCGGCGCAGGTGTGGGCCGAGGTGGCGGCCGCCGACGTCGTCGTGCACGCGGGCGACTGGGTCGACGTCGCCCTGCTGGACGAGCTGGAGGAGCGCAGCAAGCGGCTGATCGGCGTGTACGGCAACAACGACGGCCCGGCGTTGCGGGCCCGGCTGCCGGAGGTCGCGCGGGTGGAGCTCGGCGGCGTGCGCCTGGCCGTGATCCACGAGACGGGTGCCAAACAGGGCCGTGAGCAGCGGTGCGCCGCGCAGTTCCCGGACACCGACGTGCTGGTGTTCGGGCACAGCCACATCCCGTGGGACACGGTGGCGCCGTCCGGGCTTCGCCTGCTGAACCCGGGGTCGCCGACCGACCGCCGTCGCCAGCCGTACTGCACGTACCAGACAGCTTCGGTGCGCGACGGCGCCTTGGCGGACGTCGAGCTGCACCGACTGCCCCCGAGGGGGTAG
- a CDS encoding PHP domain-containing protein, whose amino-acid sequence MDPAWALREIAFQLERAGEPTYRVRAFRNAAATVDKTGAEKLAQLAENGTLTSLPGIGKATAGVIEDALAGRDPAYRGKIVSKELPDGEPLRSALRGDCHTHSDWSDGGSSIGEMAVAGRDLGHEWMVLTDHSPRLTVANGLSPDRLRTQMQIVAKANELMAPFRLLQGIEVDILDDGSLDQEEDLLGELDFVVASVHSKLRMPSRDMTRRMVAAVRNPHVRVLGHCTGRLVVGRGRPESEFDAEKVFTACRENGVAVEINARPERLDPPMRLLRLAAEIGCEFTIDSDAHAPGQLDWLGYGCERAIKAGIGPDRILNTRTADELLRR is encoded by the coding sequence ATGGATCCGGCATGGGCGTTGCGGGAGATCGCGTTCCAGCTCGAACGCGCGGGGGAACCGACCTACCGCGTCCGCGCGTTCCGCAACGCGGCGGCGACGGTCGACAAGACCGGCGCCGAGAAGCTGGCGCAGCTGGCGGAGAACGGCACGCTGACGTCGCTGCCCGGGATCGGCAAGGCCACCGCGGGGGTGATCGAGGACGCGCTGGCCGGCCGTGACCCGGCGTACCGCGGCAAGATCGTCTCGAAGGAGCTGCCGGACGGCGAGCCGCTGCGCTCGGCGTTGCGCGGCGACTGCCACACCCATTCCGACTGGTCGGACGGCGGCAGTTCGATCGGCGAGATGGCGGTGGCGGGCCGCGACCTCGGCCACGAGTGGATGGTGCTGACCGACCACTCGCCGCGCCTGACGGTCGCGAACGGGCTCTCGCCGGACCGGCTGCGGACGCAGATGCAGATCGTGGCGAAGGCGAACGAGCTGATGGCACCGTTCCGGCTGCTGCAGGGCATCGAGGTCGACATCCTCGACGACGGGTCACTCGACCAGGAGGAGGACCTGCTGGGCGAGCTGGACTTCGTGGTGGCGAGCGTGCACTCGAAACTCCGGATGCCGTCCCGCGACATGACCCGCCGGATGGTGGCGGCGGTCCGGAATCCGCACGTGCGCGTGCTGGGGCACTGCACCGGGCGGCTGGTGGTGGGACGCGGCCGTCCGGAGTCGGAGTTCGACGCGGAGAAGGTGTTCACGGCGTGCCGGGAGAACGGCGTGGCGGTGGAGATCAACGCCCGCCCGGAGCGCCTGGACCCCCCGATGCGGCTGTTGCGCCTGGCGGCGGAGATCGGCTGCGAGTTCACGATCGACAGCGACGCGCACGCGCCGGGGCAGCTGGATTGGCTGGGTTACGGGTGTGAGCGGGCGATCAAGGCGGGCATCGGCCCGGACCGCATCCTCAACACCCGCACGGCGGATGAGCTGCTGAGGCGGTGA
- a CDS encoding chitosanase: MSKKLRPVLLGTLGAASVAALVITTPAFSSAAPAPVAGASVLAAGDLSAPAKKEIAMKLVSSAENSSLDWKAQYKYIEDIGDGRGYTAGIIGFCSGTGDMLELVEAYTNSVPDNPLAKFLPALRKVNGTDSHAGLGSAFESAWKQAAATTAFQTAQNNERDRVYFNPAVSQGKSDGLSNLGQFAYYDAIVMHGPGDSSDSFGGIRKAAMKKAKTPAQGGNETTYLKAFFDARKVIMKQEEAHADTSRVDTEQLKFLNDGNFDLHTPLKWKVYGDSYTIN, from the coding sequence ATGAGCAAGAAGTTGCGGCCGGTCCTCCTCGGCACGCTCGGCGCCGCCTCCGTCGCGGCCCTCGTGATCACCACGCCCGCGTTCTCCTCGGCCGCGCCGGCACCGGTGGCCGGCGCGTCGGTGCTCGCCGCCGGCGACCTCTCGGCCCCGGCGAAGAAGGAAATCGCGATGAAGCTGGTTTCCAGCGCGGAGAACTCGTCGCTGGACTGGAAGGCGCAGTACAAGTACATCGAGGACATCGGCGACGGCCGCGGGTACACCGCGGGCATCATCGGCTTCTGTTCCGGCACCGGCGACATGCTCGAACTCGTCGAGGCGTACACGAACTCGGTGCCGGACAACCCGCTGGCGAAGTTCCTCCCGGCGCTGCGCAAGGTGAACGGCACGGATTCACACGCGGGCCTGGGTTCGGCGTTCGAAAGCGCCTGGAAGCAGGCCGCGGCGACGACGGCGTTCCAGACGGCCCAGAACAACGAGCGCGACCGCGTGTACTTCAACCCGGCGGTGAGCCAGGGCAAGTCGGACGGCCTGAGCAACCTCGGCCAGTTCGCCTACTACGACGCGATCGTGATGCACGGTCCCGGCGACAGCTCGGACAGCTTCGGCGGCATCCGCAAGGCCGCGATGAAGAAGGCGAAGACCCCGGCACAGGGCGGCAACGAGACGACGTACCTGAAGGCGTTCTTCGACGCCCGCAAGGTGATCATGAAGCAGGAAGAGGCGCACGCGGACACGTCCCGGGTGGACACCGAGCAGCTGAAGTTCCTCAACGACGGCAACTTCGACCTGCACACGCCGTTGAAGTGGAAGGTGTACGGCGACTCGTACACGATCAACTGA
- a CDS encoding TetR/AcrR family transcriptional regulator, whose amino-acid sequence MARLTRAESQARTREQLIETAKLLFLRDGYSVTSLEKVADEAGYSKGAVYSNFRSKDELCLTVLDRIHDEQVALVAEALAGAEGVEGLLTAFQTWAERSIGDEAWTALEVEFATNARRDPHVRAELAARDKAIRDTIAGLLTGYAERFGITLPMSADDAATALLSLGIGLGVQRAIDPTIPVSVLPDVIRLFSGVR is encoded by the coding sequence ATGGCCCGACTCACCCGCGCGGAAAGCCAGGCGCGCACCCGCGAGCAGCTGATCGAGACCGCCAAGCTGCTCTTCCTGCGCGACGGCTACTCGGTGACGTCGCTGGAAAAGGTCGCCGACGAGGCGGGCTACTCCAAGGGCGCGGTGTACTCGAACTTCCGCAGCAAGGACGAGCTCTGCCTCACCGTGCTCGACCGGATCCACGACGAGCAGGTCGCCTTGGTCGCCGAAGCACTGGCGGGCGCCGAAGGCGTGGAGGGGCTGCTGACGGCGTTCCAGACGTGGGCCGAGCGCAGCATCGGCGACGAGGCCTGGACCGCGCTCGAGGTGGAGTTCGCGACGAACGCGCGGCGCGACCCGCACGTGCGCGCCGAACTGGCGGCGCGCGACAAAGCCATCCGCGACACCATTGCCGGCCTGCTCACCGGGTACGCCGAGCGGTTCGGGATCACCCTCCCGATGTCGGCCGACGACGCCGCGACGGCGTTGCTCAGCCTCGGCATCGGGCTCGGCGTGCAGCGCGCGATCGACCCGACGATCCCGGTGAGCGTGCTGCCGGACGTCATCCGGCTCTTCTCCGGGGTGCGCTGA
- a CDS encoding NAD(P)/FAD-dependent oxidoreductase: MEQRDFAVLVIGAGASGLGAAIRLTQAGVGDLAVLEKAGTLGGTWRDNTYPGCACDVPSALYSYSFAPNPGWTRAFAGQDEIRTYLRDTAARFGVTSKIRYGVEVTRAQWNDRAARWELETSRGPYTARILVAGTGPWHEPLVPDLPGLAGFPGEVFHSARWNHGYDLAGQRVAVIGTGASAVQFVPEIVPRVGRLHLFQRTAQWVLPKPDHHVPGVERFLLRRFPALQRALRGAEYGAMEALGFGFRHPWLLRQVQRIGLAHLRLAVRDPELRRALTPDYTLGCKRLLMSNTYYRSLTQSHVDVHPTAVRSVQGTRVLGADGSSAEVDAIIFGTGFHILDMPVSARVFDAEGRSLDDHWKGSPQAYRGTSVAGFPNLYLLLGPSLGTGHSSAFTIVEAQVEHLVAAVTRTLRVEGGSLSVRASAQETFNAEVQAALPGTVYQSGGCSSYYTDVNGRNSFSWPFSTGRLRRQVGEFREADYELGQSHSQQIP, encoded by the coding sequence ATGGAACAACGCGACTTCGCGGTCCTCGTCATCGGCGCCGGGGCATCGGGGCTGGGTGCCGCGATCCGCCTCACCCAGGCCGGCGTCGGCGACCTCGCCGTGCTCGAGAAGGCCGGCACGCTCGGCGGCACCTGGCGCGACAACACCTACCCCGGCTGCGCCTGCGACGTCCCGTCCGCGCTGTACTCGTACTCGTTCGCGCCCAATCCCGGGTGGACCCGCGCGTTCGCGGGCCAGGACGAGATCCGCACCTACCTGCGGGACACGGCCGCCCGGTTCGGCGTCACCTCCAAAATCCGTTACGGCGTGGAGGTGACGCGCGCACAGTGGAACGACCGCGCCGCGCGGTGGGAGCTGGAGACGTCACGAGGTCCCTACACCGCGCGGATCCTGGTCGCGGGCACCGGTCCCTGGCACGAACCGCTGGTCCCGGACCTGCCCGGGCTCGCCGGCTTCCCGGGCGAGGTCTTCCACTCGGCGCGCTGGAACCACGGCTACGACCTGGCGGGCCAGAGGGTCGCGGTGATCGGCACCGGCGCCTCCGCGGTCCAGTTCGTCCCCGAGATCGTGCCCCGGGTGGGCCGGCTGCACCTGTTCCAGCGCACGGCGCAGTGGGTCCTGCCCAAGCCGGATCACCACGTTCCCGGCGTCGAGCGGTTCCTGTTGCGGCGGTTCCCGGCTCTGCAGAGGGCGTTGCGCGGCGCGGAGTACGGCGCGATGGAGGCACTCGGGTTCGGGTTCCGGCACCCGTGGCTGCTGCGGCAGGTGCAGAGGATCGGGCTCGCCCACCTGCGCCTCGCGGTCCGGGACCCGGAGCTGCGGCGGGCGCTGACCCCGGACTACACGCTGGGCTGCAAGCGCCTGCTGATGTCCAACACGTACTACCGCTCGCTGACCCAGTCCCATGTGGACGTCCACCCGACGGCGGTGCGCTCGGTCCAGGGCACGCGCGTGCTGGGCGCGGACGGTTCGAGCGCGGAAGTCGACGCGATCATCTTCGGCACGGGCTTCCACATCCTCGACATGCCGGTGTCGGCCCGGGTGTTCGACGCCGAGGGCCGCAGTCTGGACGACCACTGGAAGGGCAGCCCGCAGGCGTACCGGGGGACGTCGGTGGCCGGGTTCCCGAACCTGTACCTGTTGCTGGGCCCGAGCCTGGGCACCGGGCATTCGTCGGCGTTCACGATCGTCGAGGCCCAGGTGGAGCACCTGGTGGCGGCGGTGACCCGGACCCTGCGGGTCGAGGGAGGCTCGCTGTCGGTCCGGGCGTCGGCGCAGGAGACGTTCAACGCGGAGGTCCAGGCGGCTTTGCCGGGAACGGTGTACCAGTCGGGCGGGTGTTCCAGCTATTACACGGATGTCAACGGGCGCAACAGTTTCAGCTGGCCGTTCTCGACGGGCCGGCTGCGGCGGCAGGTGGGGGAGTTCCGGGAAGCGGACTACGAGCTCGGTCAGTCCCACTCCCAGCAGATCCCGTAG
- a CDS encoding M4 family metallopeptidase, which translates to MRLPQRFAALGGATAAGMVVVGIAVAAPAQPAPVPPPSAAQAQANATGAAAGLVAARPAALHAGKHDKFVQRDVRSAAGLSYVVYDRTYDGLPVIGGDLVIATDAAGTVKTTSVAQQQALGDLDVHGAKLTAAQAEAVARKQLREPKSLPGGQLVVVADGAGRLAYESNVEGTDEHGEPSSLSVYVDAVDGRVLRTVQHLAAGTGTGKWNGPSLPLNTTKSGSTYSMADPNTPNLDCRNYSSDSVLTGPDDSWGNGTGTNIETGCADALFVAQTEKKMLSEWLGRNGFTGNGGAWKIRVGLDDENAYYYNSRPAYVNLGHNPSGEWVGSLDILGHEMGHGIDDYSGSGGFSGGGTQEFIADTFGTATEFYANEPSQYDPPDYAIGEEVNLVGTGAIRYMYDPSKVGDPNCYSSSTPNAEVHKAAGPGDHWFYLLAEGSNPTNGQPASSTCNGSTLSGIGIRKAINIMHGAVQLKTSGSSYLRYRTWTLQAAKNLYPNSCAEFDAVKAAWNAVSVPAQSGDPTCTGTPPTTTTPPTTTPPTTTTPRAGAVASWCRTRASSPARRPGPTRTPPSASGAARRRRARAATTPGSAAGVRRTRTR; encoded by the coding sequence ATGAGATTGCCCCAACGGTTCGCCGCGCTCGGCGGTGCGACGGCGGCGGGCATGGTGGTGGTCGGCATCGCCGTCGCCGCGCCCGCGCAGCCCGCCCCCGTGCCCCCGCCGTCCGCCGCGCAGGCACAGGCCAACGCCACCGGCGCCGCCGCCGGCCTGGTCGCCGCCCGCCCCGCCGCCCTGCACGCCGGCAAGCACGACAAGTTCGTCCAGCGGGACGTCCGGTCGGCGGCCGGGCTGTCGTACGTGGTCTACGACCGCACCTACGACGGGCTGCCGGTGATCGGCGGCGACCTGGTCATCGCCACCGACGCCGCCGGCACGGTGAAGACCACGTCCGTCGCGCAGCAGCAGGCGCTCGGTGACCTCGACGTCCACGGCGCGAAACTCACCGCCGCGCAGGCCGAGGCCGTGGCCCGCAAGCAGCTCCGCGAGCCGAAGAGCCTGCCGGGCGGGCAGCTCGTCGTGGTCGCCGACGGCGCCGGGCGGCTCGCCTACGAGAGCAACGTCGAAGGCACCGACGAACACGGCGAGCCGAGCAGCCTGAGCGTCTACGTCGACGCGGTGGACGGGCGCGTCCTGCGGACGGTCCAGCACTTGGCCGCGGGGACCGGCACCGGCAAGTGGAACGGCCCGTCGCTGCCGCTGAACACGACGAAGTCCGGCAGCACGTACTCGATGGCCGACCCGAACACGCCGAACCTCGACTGCCGCAACTACAGCAGCGACTCCGTCCTCACCGGACCGGACGACAGCTGGGGCAACGGCACCGGCACGAACATCGAGACCGGCTGTGCCGACGCACTGTTCGTCGCGCAGACCGAGAAGAAGATGCTTTCGGAGTGGTTGGGCCGCAACGGCTTCACCGGCAACGGCGGCGCGTGGAAGATCCGCGTCGGGCTCGACGACGAAAACGCGTACTACTACAACTCGCGTCCGGCGTATGTGAACCTCGGGCACAACCCGAGCGGCGAGTGGGTCGGCTCGCTGGACATCCTCGGCCACGAGATGGGCCACGGCATCGACGACTACTCCGGCTCCGGCGGCTTCTCCGGCGGTGGCACGCAGGAGTTCATCGCGGACACCTTCGGCACGGCGACGGAGTTCTACGCGAACGAGCCGTCGCAGTACGACCCGCCGGACTACGCGATCGGCGAGGAGGTCAACCTGGTCGGCACCGGCGCGATCCGGTACATGTACGACCCGTCGAAGGTCGGCGACCCGAACTGCTACTCCAGCTCGACGCCGAACGCCGAGGTGCACAAGGCGGCCGGGCCCGGCGACCACTGGTTCTACCTGCTCGCCGAGGGCAGCAACCCGACGAACGGGCAGCCGGCCAGCTCGACGTGCAACGGCAGCACGCTCTCCGGCATCGGCATCCGCAAGGCGATCAACATCATGCACGGCGCGGTGCAGCTGAAGACGTCCGGCAGTTCGTACCTGCGCTACCGGACGTGGACGCTGCAGGCCGCGAAGAACCTGTACCCGAACAGCTGCGCCGAGTTCGACGCGGTGAAGGCGGCGTGGAACGCGGTGAGCGTCCCGGCGCAGTCCGGTGACCCGACGTGCACCGGCACCCCGCCGACCACGACCACGCCCCCGACCACCACGCCGCCGACCACCACGACTCCCCGGGCGGGTGCAGTGGCCAGCTGGTGCAGAACCCGGGCTTCGAGTCCGGCCAGGCGTCCTGGACCGACCCGAACACCACCATCGGCCAGTGGGGCAGCCAGGCGCCGGCGCGCACGGGCAGCTACGACTCCTGGCTCGGCGGCTGGGGTTCGGCGCACACGGACACGCTGA
- a CDS encoding trans-acting enoyl reductase family protein, translating to MRAYDVVLFGATGFTGGLTAEYLARHAPAGLQWALAGRNRGRLEAVRALLTELDDRFAALDVLVADSGDPASLRAVAQATKVVISTVGPYLTHGEPLVAACADAGTDYVDLTGEPEFVDRMYLAHDRRARETGARLVHACGFDSIPHDLGAWFTVQQLPEGVPLRVDGYVRAGGMPSGGTFLSALTIMSRLPAGARVARERAAAEPRPSGRFARAPLGRPHRVAGPGWWAVPLPTIDADVVRRSAAASERYGPDFTYRHFAAVKHLPVLAGGVAGAGALFAAAQVPPARRALSRLLAPGSGPSPERRARSWFSVRFVGEGGGSRVVTEVSGGDPGYDETAKMLAESALCLATDELPETAGQVTTATAMGGALVDRLTKAGIRFTTL from the coding sequence ATGCGTGCCTACGACGTGGTCCTGTTCGGCGCCACCGGCTTCACCGGCGGCCTGACCGCCGAGTACCTGGCCCGGCACGCACCGGCGGGCCTTCAATGGGCGCTGGCCGGGCGCAACCGCGGCAGGCTCGAGGCCGTCCGGGCGCTGCTCACCGAGCTCGACGACCGGTTCGCCGCGCTCGACGTGCTCGTCGCCGACTCCGGCGATCCGGCGTCGCTGCGGGCCGTCGCCCAGGCCACGAAGGTGGTGATCTCGACCGTGGGCCCGTACCTGACGCACGGCGAACCGCTGGTGGCCGCCTGCGCGGATGCGGGGACCGATTACGTCGACCTGACCGGCGAGCCCGAGTTCGTCGACCGGATGTACCTGGCCCACGACCGGCGGGCCCGCGAGACCGGCGCGCGGCTGGTGCACGCGTGCGGGTTCGACTCGATCCCGCACGACCTCGGTGCCTGGTTCACCGTGCAGCAGCTGCCCGAAGGCGTGCCGCTGCGGGTCGACGGCTACGTCCGGGCCGGCGGGATGCCCTCGGGCGGCACGTTCCTCAGCGCGCTGACCATCATGTCCCGGCTGCCGGCCGGGGCCCGGGTGGCGCGTGAGCGGGCGGCGGCCGAGCCGCGGCCGTCCGGGCGGTTCGCCCGCGCCCCGCTCGGGCGCCCGCACCGGGTCGCCGGCCCGGGCTGGTGGGCGGTGCCGCTGCCGACGATCGACGCCGACGTCGTCCGCCGGTCGGCCGCCGCGTCCGAGCGCTACGGGCCGGACTTCACCTACCGGCACTTCGCCGCGGTCAAGCACCTGCCGGTGCTGGCCGGGGGCGTCGCCGGTGCGGGTGCGCTGTTCGCCGCGGCCCAGGTCCCGCCGGCCCGCCGGGCGCTCTCGCGGCTGCTCGCGCCCGGCAGCGGGCCGAGCCCCGAGCGGCGCGCGAGGTCGTGGTTCTCGGTGCGGTTCGTCGGCGAAGGCGGCGGCTCGCGGGTGGTGACGGAGGTGTCCGGCGGCGACCCGGGCTACGACGAAACGGCGAAGATGCTCGCGGAGTCGGCGCTGTGCCTGGCGACCGACGAACTGCCGGAAACGGCGGGCCAGGTGACCACGGCGACCGCGATGGGCGGCGCGCTCGTCGACCGGCTCACCAAAGCGGGCATCCGGTTCACGACGCTCTGA
- a CDS encoding lactate 2-monooxygenase, giving the protein MTERFGSYQNEIYLQGLGGQLPPCSTDATKLEASAREVMAPGPFSYVAGAAGSGATARANREAFDRWRVVPRMLTGATDRDLATTVLGTRLPAPVAVAPVGVQSIVHPDAESATARAAASVGLPFILSTASSTGIEDAAAANGDGPRWFQLYWPGDNDVCASLLTRAKAAGYTALVVTLDTWTLAWRPSDLDQAYLPFLKGEGCAVPFTDPVFRGLLEKTPEEDLNMAILRWIGMLTGTDRTWDQLPFLREHWDGPIVLKGIQHVADARRAAEAGMDGIVVSNHGGRQVDGAIAALDALPGIVAAVGDRLEVLFDSGIRTGSDVLKALALGARAVLVGRPWVYGLAHAGEAGVRHVLRSLLADFDLTMGLSGHRTLADLGPDSLQRT; this is encoded by the coding sequence GTGACCGAACGCTTCGGCAGCTACCAGAACGAGATCTACCTGCAGGGACTCGGGGGTCAGCTGCCGCCGTGCTCGACCGACGCGACGAAGCTCGAAGCGTCGGCGCGCGAGGTCATGGCCCCCGGGCCGTTCTCCTACGTCGCGGGCGCGGCCGGCTCCGGCGCGACCGCCCGCGCCAACCGCGAGGCGTTCGACCGCTGGCGCGTCGTGCCCCGGATGCTGACCGGCGCCACCGACCGCGACCTGGCCACGACGGTGCTCGGCACCCGCCTGCCCGCCCCGGTGGCCGTCGCGCCGGTCGGCGTCCAGTCGATCGTCCACCCGGACGCCGAATCCGCGACCGCCCGCGCCGCCGCCTCGGTCGGGCTGCCGTTCATCCTGTCCACGGCGTCTTCGACCGGCATCGAGGACGCCGCCGCGGCCAACGGCGACGGCCCGCGCTGGTTCCAGCTGTACTGGCCGGGCGACAACGACGTCTGCGCGAGCCTGCTGACCCGGGCGAAGGCCGCGGGCTACACGGCGCTGGTCGTCACCCTCGACACGTGGACGCTGGCCTGGCGACCGTCCGATCTGGACCAGGCGTACCTGCCGTTCCTCAAGGGCGAGGGCTGCGCGGTCCCGTTCACCGACCCGGTGTTCCGCGGCCTGCTGGAGAAGACGCCGGAAGAGGACCTGAACATGGCGATCCTGCGCTGGATCGGCATGCTCACCGGCACCGACCGGACGTGGGACCAGCTGCCGTTCCTGCGCGAGCACTGGGACGGCCCGATCGTCCTCAAGGGCATCCAGCACGTCGCCGACGCGCGCCGCGCGGCCGAGGCAGGCATGGACGGCATCGTCGTGTCCAACCACGGCGGCCGCCAGGTCGACGGCGCGATCGCGGCCCTGGACGCGCTGCCGGGCATCGTCGCGGCGGTCGGCGACCGGCTGGAGGTGCTGTTCGACTCGGGCATCCGCACCGGCTCGGACGTGCTCAAGGCCCTCGCGCTGGGCGCCCGGGCCGTCCTGGTGGGGCGCCCGTGGGTGTACGGCCTGGCCCACGCGGGCGAGGCCGGCGTCCGGCACGTCCTGCGCAGCCTGCTGGCGGACTTCGACCTGACCATGGGCTTGTCCGGCCACCGCACCCTTGCCGACCTGGGGCCGGACTCGCTGCAGCGGACGTGA